The following are encoded in a window of Cydia amplana chromosome 20, ilCydAmpl1.1, whole genome shotgun sequence genomic DNA:
- the LOC134657706 gene encoding uncharacterized protein LOC134657706, with amino-acid sequence MLTHGIEAGRDLPPRGGSLVGYKIQYIVSSISQIIVAEEVTERVIWPDSDDVILEYADETTKPKRNRNESVKANRSTSTLTKTVADVSTITSDWWSPLFERKPMRRKTDMAIDNNWHENRYKGPAAKWGPLLYHHDLGGALSASNYLLQKYSVSEKPSFKMYRHLRNG; translated from the exons atgctaacacacGGTATCGAGGCAGGCCGTGACTTGCCG ccgcggggcgggtcgctagttggttataaaattcaatatattGTGTCATCAATATCCCAAATAATCGTTGCAGAGGAAGTTACAGAAAGAGTTATTTGGCCAGACAGTGATGACGTAATACTAGAATACGCAGATGAGACTACGAAACCAAAGAGGAACAGAAATGAGAGTGTAAAAGCCAACAGATCGACGTCAACCTTAACGAAGACGGTCGCAGATGTCAGCACTATCACTTCGGATTGGTGGAGCCCGCTGTTCGagagaaaa CCGATGCGAAGAAAAACGGACATGGCAATCGACAATAACTGGCATGAAAATAGATATAAAGGTCCCGCCGCGAAATGGGGTCCATTGTTATATCATCACG ATTTAGGTGGGGCTCTTTCAGCGTCTAACTATTTATTACAG aAATATTCCGTTAGCGAAAAGCCAAGTTTCAAAATGTATCGTCACTTGAGAAAtggttag